The window CAACCGACGGCTGATCCGGGAAAGCAGCCTTCGCAAATGCTGTCTGTAGCCAGGAGAGAGGTGAGTTAAAAGGATGTGTTTGTTTGAATTGCATTGCCGGGAAAGGAACAGGGCCTGTttgattctttttgtttcttttcctcttgctcatgccgtctctctttctctctcacacacacagctaCTTTTACCCGAGGGCTGGAGGACTTCCCTACCCAAAGAACAGCATGTGTGGGTAAGTCGGGCCCTTTTCACCAGGGGCAAGGATGGAAAGCCTGTTCTGACGTCCAACCTTCGCCTTTGGTGGTATCCTCCCGGCCCCCGCAACGTGCACCTCCAGCCCCCGACATCGTCCGACACCTTTTTTCAGCGCCCGTTCTTCCTGTGGATGCCGTACCGCATGTGGGGCTACAAGCTGTCCTGCACGGTGTGCAGCCACAGGTTGTCGGGAGCCGGACTCTACAGGACCGTCCGGAGGGTCCTGGAGTCAGACGGATGGTACTTTATGGCCACGGAGTACCTGGAGTGCCGGCGCTGCAAGAAGAAGGTGGCGGGCTGGTCGCAGGATGTCTTGGATCAGCTGCACTGCACCCATCGGGATGACTTTCCAGCTATCCTGACTTACAGGTCAGACAAGGAGTCTCCGATGGCTGGGTCAACTCTCCATAGGTAGACAGGCACACACGGGCAGTCCTAACGTCTCTGTTCTGTCTCAACACAGATTATCCTGCGACAAAAAGCTCATCGGGCAGATGTGTGAGCGCACGCTGGGCAACGGGGCCACCCGGCTGCGCAAATATCTGCTCGAGGAGCACGCCAAGTCCTGGTTGGAGCGGTCCAGAAAGTTCATGTTCGCGGTCACCAAGTTCATCACATTGGGTGCCGAGCCATCTACGACTACGCCTCGACCACCACGGATGACCCCGGTGCCCGGTGTAAAGTGGTTGCTGTCCATCTATGCCAGGCAGGTGGCTTCGAGGATAGAAGAGACCAAGGCCCAGATCACCTCCATCTTTGGCTCATTCTTGAAGATGGACTCAACCAAGAAGGTGAGCAATATCGCCatcccttccttccttccttccttccttccttccagctTACCGTCACTCTCCCTTTCATCGTTCAGGTGACCAAGAAACTTGCTGGTGCCGCGGCAGGAATGGCAGCCTGGGTGACCAACATGGGGAATGAGTACGGCCAGGTCTTAATCAGCGTCCTCACTGCAGCCGAGGGTGCTGGCCTGTACCCCATGGCCACCGGGCTGATGCGGCGATACCGTGATGCCGGTGTGTCCCCGCCTCTGGTCCTCTATGTGGACCGAGACTGCTGTTCCCACGGGGGACCATCCAAGGTGTCCCTCTTATTCCATCAGTGGGATCAGCTAGTGGTGCGGCTCGACGTGTGGCACCTGATGCGACGCTTCGCGGCGGGTGTTACCACGGAGAGCCACCCACTATACAGCCTCTTCATGGCGCGTCTCTCGTTCTGCATTTTTGAGTGGGACGAGGGAGACGTCGCCCGGCTGCGACAGGCCAAGGCTGGTGAGGCAGGGAAGGGTCCCCGAGGCTCCAGGCAGGGAAACATCCCGTTAAAGGAGCTGGCCCGCCACTGCCGCCGCCGCACGCGCGGGGTGGAGGAGACTGGCCGGCTCATTGACGAGATGTTGGAGGCCTTCGGGGACGCCACTGACACCATGGGTATCCCGCTTTTGGACCGCGCTAAGATCCAGGACATCTGGAAAACACAGAGGCGCCACCTCCACTGCATCCAGGACCCACCCGGCGTGCACCTGTACATGCAGACTGGGCAGCTGGTCAAAGGGGGGATCACGCTGCCGGTGTTCAGGTGTGCGCGAGGTTCAACTTCATTGGAGTCGTTCCACCTGCATCTGGACCGCTTCATACCTGGTAAGGGTGCCCAGAAACCTGTTCTTTGTGACCTGTGTTGTGCGAGGGAGTGGGTGGCATTGCATTTttatctttctctctcactcactcaccgtGTCTTTCAGGCACTTCAGCCAGCGCGGCCCACTTTCAGGCCTATCTGCTGGAAGGCCTGGCGCGGTGGAACGAGGACCGTGCGGCACAAGCAGTGGAGGCAGCAGACCGTGATATGGTCTGCTACAGTGGCCAACTCCAGCACTCCGTCAATGAGCTGAGTGAAATTTTATATAGCACGAAGCTAGTTGACGATCACACCCGGCCTGCGAAGTACACTGGTGAGGCGGGTGTcgagctgtctgtctgtctgtctctctttctctctccctccccccccccttttcattttaaaacagttcCCTCTTTTTCACAGGTGAGCTCATCGGCATCCAGTACCTTTTTTCGCAGACCGGTCGAGTGCTGGAGGAAGTGATGGGCAGGGATCCCGACGCTCTGGATGGGACTGATACAGACGACGACGACAGTGTCGAAGAGGGCTTCCAAGAGAACGAGGGGTTGGTAGAAGAACATCTCGAAAACACCCTCTTCGGCCTTGAGGAGGACTTCGCCCGACAACCGTCGTCTGACAAGTCCCAGTCGCAACCTGCCATCTGCGCCTCACAGTCTGGGCCAGCCGACCAGGAGACCTCCCCTGGAGACGAGGCCATTCAAAGGGTGTCCCACGAGCCAGTAAGTCTCTCCTGACGAGTCGTGATGTACCTGTGGAATATCCAATGAGTACTCACTCCCCTTTCTCACTTTcgctctctttctccaacagagTAGCCTTGGAGCTGACACTGGCCCGGGTTACGAGCACGTGGTCAACCTGGCCTCTAGTCTCATGATGCTGTGTCACCGTGCATACGTGACTCAGCAGCAAGTGGCGGAGATTGTCGCTCTCTGGGAACGATTGCCGGAGGGCGACAAGGCCCCGGTTCGCTTCCCGCCACGCCACCAGGAAAGACTGGTGAAGGGGAGGTTCCGACGCAAGCACTCACAGACCAGTGTCGCACCGGGAGTGGAGAGCTTGCGACGGTAGGTGCTCAACCTCTTTGGCGTTGCCTCTTTCCTTTTGATTGGATATCAATGgcaggactgactgactgactgactgactctctctctctctctctctctctcaaaaacccACCCCCCGAATTTTGTAGGTGTATGGTCGGCCAAGCCGCACAGATGCCAAACATCAGCCGTCTTGTGGAGGCCGTTTGTATAGAGCTGTCCAGGATTCACCCCGAAGGAACCACCATCTGCGGCGTGAGGGTGAACCGCTGGGCAGCTGTGATGCGGGATTATATCTGCATCCAAGAGAACATCCTTACAAACCCGGTACTCATGGCCCAGACACGTATCCAGTTATTCCCCCTCAATCAGCGCACCCTGGCACAATGGTAAGTACACACTGGACAAGTGGGATCCACCATGCCCCTCTCCTCCCTCCCACCCTGACTTACTTTGCTTTCTGTCCCTGTAGGCACCTCACTCGCACCAGGGAGCTGGTACGGCGGGCTCTGGAGATGGCCGTGCCATTGCCATCCAGCTCGGCCCTTGCTTCGGAGCCCACCCCTGCCGTACGGCCACGGCCCACGGGCCCCGAGCAGTCCGCTGCACCATGTCATGAATACTCGGACCTGCCTGACCTGTCCGGTCAGGCGACGCAGCGAACTCGGGGCCCCATGGATGTGGCACCGCCAATTGTTGGCCACCCCCCCGTGCCACAAGAAGCACCCGCCACCCAGCCACTCCTCCCGCCGGCTGACACTGCCGCTTCTCCGCTTCCATCGCCGCAGGCGAGACCTTCAGTACCCCGCACCACTGCCTGGCGGCGGAAGAAAAAACAGGAGGCGGAGGAGCTGGCGCAACAGCAAGGTATCCCtcccaaacaaagaaaaaaagtggaGGCCTTTGTTTGCCAGCGCTGTGGCCGTCCTAAAACAAAAGAGTTCGGCCACAGCCGCTTTGGGAGGGAAACCTTTTGTTCCATCTCAGCCGGCAGAAGTGTCCAGGAGTGGCTGGAGGAAAAGAGGAGAGCGAAGCAAAATCGTGCCGGGGGGGATGGCCACTAAACAATTTTTGTTAATCAGTAGATGGGCCCatacattgctttttttttttcttcttatttttataaCTGCCTGGCACTTTGTATGTTGGCAGAAAGGGAGGCCTGCTTCATTTTTcaagctgtttttactttttttttctttgcaaatgaCTGGCACTTTATATATTGTCAAGGAGGCCTCCttttttcaagctgtttttactttttttaatttttttttgcaaatgactggcactttatatattttttttcaagctgtttttactttttttaaatttttttgacaatcttttttaattttgggctTCATCTACTGGTTAtggtagttattttttttaatttgatatttatttatgtatagttCCTTGGATTGttgtttgacttttatttaatatacactgatttcatgttatatttattgtatatagttatttcacgttattttttttcttggattgttgattgatttctatttattatatgtagtatatactgtatttcattttataaaccttGTTGATTGAATCgttgtgtctgcctgcctgcttctGTCCCGCCCGCCGCCGCTTTAAGGGCGCTCTGTTTACCTTCCCGCGACCGCGTGGCTAATCGGCTATGCGCCCGCCCCTTTCACCTTTTACGGACCCGGTTCAGCCTCGCAGAACGAGGGGCCATGCTAATCTTCTCATTTGTGTCGTTCCAATTTTAGTATATGTATAGCCGAACCTAGTACGACTGTAAAAAATGAGAACAAGCCAGTATTTAAAACGCAAACATTCCATACATTTCACCCTTTCGggtagaatgaa of the Erpetoichthys calabaricus chromosome 2, fErpCal1.3, whole genome shotgun sequence genome contains:
- the LOC127526838 gene encoding uncharacterized protein LOC127526838, which produces MVGQAAQMPNISRLVEAVCIELSRIHPEGTTICGVRVNRWAAVMRDYICIQENILTNPVLMAQTRIQLFPLNQRTLAQWHLTRTRELVRRALEMAVPLPSSSALASEPTPAVRPRPTGPEQSAAPCHEYSDLPDLSGQATQRTRGPMDVAPPIVGHPPVPQEAPATQPLLPPADTAASPLPSPQARPSVPRTTAWRRKKKQEAEELAQQQGIPPKQRKKVEAFVCQRCGRPKTKEFGHSRFGRETFCSISAGRSVQEWLEEKRRAKQNRAGGDGH